One window of Bactrocera tryoni isolate S06 chromosome 2, CSIRO_BtryS06_freeze2, whole genome shotgun sequence genomic DNA carries:
- the LOC120768556 gene encoding actin-related protein 2/3 complex subunit 2: MILLEINNRIVEETLLVKFRNALAGAKAESIDVRIADFDGVLFHISNVNGDKTKVRTSISLKFYKQLQEHGADELLKREYGGLLTETEDGYNVSVLIDLENIPADWEAVAKKIGLLKRNCFASVFEKYFDFQEQGEEGQKRAVINYRNDETLYVEAKSDRVTVVFSTIFRDEDDVIIGKVFMQELREGRRASHTAPQVLFSHREPPLELAKTDARVGDNIGYVTFVLFPRHTNKETRDNTINLIHMFRDYLHYHIKCSKAYIHSRMRAKTSDFLKVLNRARPETKNTEKKTITGRTFIRKE, translated from the exons ATGATTTTACTGGAAATCAATAACCGCATCGTCGAAGAGACACTTCTGGTCAAATTTCGTAATGCTTTAGCTGg AGCGAAAGCGGAGTCTATTGATGTTCGAATTGCTGACTTTGATGGTGTGCTATTTCACATTTCAAATGTTAATGGCGATAAGACTAAAGTTAGG ACAAGCATTTCGCTAAAGTTCTACAAGCAATTACAAGAGCATGGTGCTGACGAATTGCTGAAGCGTGAATATGGCGGCTTATTAACAGAAACTGAAGAtg gttacaACGTTTCAGTACTTATTGACCTAGAAAATATACCTGCTGACTGGGAGGCAGTTGCTAAAAAAATTGGTCTGTTGAAGCGTAATTGCTTTGCAtctgttttcgaaaaatatttcgattttcaaGAACAGGGTGAAGAGGGCCAAAAGCGTGCTGTAATTAATTACCGAAACGACGAAACtct ttatgtTGAGGCAAAGTCTGATCGTGTAACTGTCGTATTTAGTACGATTTTTCGTGATGAGGACGACGTGATTATTGGTAAAGTGTTCATGCAGGAATTGAGAGAAGGTCGCCGTGCATCACATACAGCTCCACAAGTATTGTTCTCACATCGTGAACCACCGTTGGAATTGGCAAAAACGGATGCAAGAGTTGGCGATAACATTGGATACGTTACTTTCG TGTTGTTCCCTCGACATACTAATAAGGAAACCAGGGATAACACCATTAATCTAATACACATGTTCCGAGATTATTTACATTATCATATTAAG TGTTCAAAAGCGTACATTCATTCTAGAATGCGCGCAAAAACGTCCGACTTCCTGAAAGTGCTTAATCGTGCTAGACCGGAGACTAAGAATACGGAAAAGAAAACAATTAC ggGGAGAACATTTATTCGCAAGGAATGA
- the LOC120769345 gene encoding cytosolic Fe-S cluster assembly factor NUBP1 homolog: protein MEAEPENCPGVGTENAGKSSACAGCPNQSLCSDPNTKLEDPGKALVAEAMREVKQKLLILSGKGGVGKSTVTTLLSRYLSRQYPEHNFGVLDVDICGPSQPRLLGVEGENVHQSGSGWSPVGVDDNLCLMSIGFLLGSQDDAIIWRGPKKNGMIRQFLSEVDWGKLDLLLLDTPPGTSDEHLSIVSYLRNNEAPDSLKALIVTTPQEASLLDVRKEINFCKKQNLPILGVVENMSAFRCSCGETSEIFPAKTGGAAAMCAEMNVPYLGALPLDPEVTKACDLGEDLTNIKNSTTDALVCICQKIIGTLEIEEVY from the coding sequence ATGGAAGCTGAACCGGAGAACTGTCCGGGAGTTGGTACAGAGAATGCAGGCAAGTCTAGCGCTTGCGCTGGTTGCCCCAATCAATCATTATGCAGTGATCCAAATACCAAATTGGAAGATCCTGGGAAAGCGCTTGTAGCTGAGGCAATGCGTGAAGTCAAACAAAAACTGCTCATCCTTTCCGGAAAAGGTGGTGTTGGCAAAAGCACTGTCACCACTTTATTATCACGTTATCTATCCCGCCAATACCCCGAACATAATTTTGGAGTTTTAGACGTTGATATATGTGGCCCATCGCAACCGCGCTTGCTTGGTGTTGAGGGAGAAAATGTACACCAGTCGGGTTCTGGGTGGTCACCAGTTGGTGTGGATGACAATTTATGCCTTATGTCAATTGGGTTTCTGCTCGGTTCACAAGACGATGCCATCATTTGGCGCGGTCCTAAAAAAAATGGCATGATTCGCCAATTTTTAAGTGAAGTAGACTGGGGGAAATTGGATTTGCTACTATTGGATACACCACCTGGAACTTCAGATGAACATTTAAGTATTGTGTCATATTTACGAAATAATGAGGCTCCTGATTCTTTAAAGGCTTTAATAGTAACAACACCACAAGAAGCTTCTTTATTAGATGTgcgaaaagaaataaatttttgcaagaAACAGAATTTGCCTATATTGGGTGTGGTAGAGAATATGTCTGCATTCCGTTGTAGTTGTGGAGAAACGTCTGAAATATTTCCAGCAAAAACAGGAGGCGCAGCAGCGATGTGTGCGGAAATGAATGTACCGTATTTAGGTGCACTACCATTAGATCCGGAAGTGACTAAAGCTTGTGATTTGGGTGAAGACTTAActaacataaaaaattcaacTACAGATGCTCTAGTCTGTATCTGCCAAAAAATTATTGGGACTTTAGAAATTGAAGAAGTctattaa
- the LOC120768169 gene encoding very-long-chain (3R)-3-hydroxyacyl-CoA dehydratase hpo-8: MSVKSTTVKSASQQQGPAVKGYLFVYNATQVVGWSYILFQLVNYYLLQGPEFRAGLGLWDYTRVAVIVFQNAAFVEILNAAFGLVKSNPVITTFQVLSRMMVVLGVVMATPTGKVSPGLPIALFAWAVTEIIRYGYYALNIINFMPYIVVFLRYTTFIALYPIGVTGELLCFWWAQGFAKSNTIWSLEMPNKWNATFSYFALLWFVMLLYIPLFPQMYLHMFAQRKKILGGNGNKTQQTKKIN, encoded by the coding sequence atgtctGTGAAATCGACAACAGTGAAATCAGCTTCACAGCAACAGGGCCCTGCGGTCAAAGGTTACCTTTTTGTATACAACGCTACACAAGTGGTTGGATGGAGTTACATCCTCTTCCAATTAGTAAATTACTATTTGCTGCAAGGACCGGAATTCCGAGCTGGATTGGGACTTTGGGACTACACTCGCGTTGCAGTAATCGTATTCCAAAATGCCGCctttgttgaaattttaaacgcAGCTTTCGGCTTAGTAAAGTCAAATCCTGTAATAACTACATTCCAAGTGCTGAGTCGAATGATGGTAGTTCTCGgagtcgttatggctacaccaACGGGTAAAGTGTCGCCTGGGCTACCGATAGCGCTTTTTGCTTGGGCAGTAACCGAAATCATAAGATATGGCTACTATGCTCTCAATATTATAAACTTTATGCCATACATTGTGGTTTTTCTACGATACACAACTTTTATAGCTCTTTATCCAATTGGCGTAACCGGCGAGCTGCTATGTTTTTGGTGGGCACAAGGATTTGCCAAATCAAATACAATTTGGTCATTGGAAATGCCAAATAAATGGAATgccacattttcatattttgctcTGCTCTGGTTTGTAATGCTCTTGTATATACCTCTATTCCCGCAAATGTACCTCCACATGTTTGCGCAACGCAAGAAGATTTTGGGAGGAAACGGCAATAAAACTCAGcagacgaaaaaaattaattaa
- the LOC120769524 gene encoding uncharacterized protein LOC120769524 isoform X2, with the protein MVTQLDDVRLIKLVQSHPILYDRNLARGPKTSSLKDDIWKKLSLQLNCSERACITRWKSIRDRFGKELRRAQENPEEAVNWDMFEHLLFLREHYKHGQTNSEALLNIKYEPKKRKRGRKPRRECEAEAFKEERDDDDVDPEELIENQQLIELVKEHPVLYDKYKIRDSKNLTLKNDAWHDISESMGISEMCYKRWKKLRDRFAREYRHQKIYPERSVTWVYFQDLSFLEDHYRKGIPLPVDAIRQRKKIKSATTTSTDETWVEDCPFLYVKDGHHSNGEDIDDIDPAFSEVNSNSLDELIIMPKSNESFNDIVIDESITPPGNTSQSSFQMSEGTNLEEPEQKLSVVISGIQQVLEQSQECLKTLQKQKEQQKQQMQSDVSLSINTEVSMIQKVHILLDGLNLPNRTLAERRIVQFLCECQIKTLNNVDIEDVDGTEDY; encoded by the exons atGGTCACACAATTAGACGATGTTCGATTAATTAAACTGGTACAATCGCATCCTATTTTATATGATAGAAACCTCGCAAGAGGGCCTAAAACTTCTTCTTTAAAAGATGATATTTGGAAGAAATTATCGCTACAGTTAAACTGCTCTG AGCGAGCTTGTATAACACGATGGAAAAGTATTCGCGACCGCTTTGGAAAAGAATTGCGTAGAGCACAAGAAAATCCTGAGGAAGCGGTTAACTGGGACATGTTTGAACATCTACTCTTCTTACGAGAGCATTACAAACATGG ACAAACAAACAGCGAAGCTCTactaaacataaaatatgaacccaaaaaaagaaaacgtgGGCGGAAGCCCCGAAGAGAATGTGAAGCTGAAGCATTTAAGGAAGAACGAGATGATGACGATGTGGATCCTGAAGAATTAAttgaaaatcaacaattgaTCGAATTAGTAAAAGAACATCCTGTATTGTATGATAAGTATAAAATAAGGGACTCGAAAAATTTGACACTGAAAAATGACGCATGGCATGACATTTCAGAGAGTATGGGAATATCCG AGATGTGTTACAAACGTTGGAAAAAATTGCGGGACCGGTTTGCACGCGAATATCGTCACCAGAAAATTTATCCTGAGCGATCTGTAACGTGGGTCTATTTTCAGGATTTGTCTTTTCTCGAAGATCATTATAGAAAAGG aattccgCTGCCAGTAGATGCCATTAGACAAAGGAAGAAAATtaaatcagcaacaacaacgtccACAGATGAGACTTGGGTTGAAGATTGTCCATTTCTATATGTTAAAGACGGGCATCATTCAAACGGCGAAGATATAGATGATATTGACCCCGCATTTAGTGAAGTTAATTCAAACTCATTAGATGAACTAATAATAATGCCCAAAAGTAACGAGTCCTTTAACGATATTGTCATTGATGAATCAATAACACCGCCAGGAAATACCTCACAGTCCAGTTTTCAAATGTCTGAAGGAACAAATTTAGAAGAACCCGAGCAAAAACTTTCAGTTGTTATTTCAGGAATTCAACAAGTTTTAGAACAATCACAAGAGTGCTTGAAaacattgcaaaaacaaaaagaacaacaaaaacaacaaatgcaatcCGACGTGAGTTTGTCAATTAATACCGAAGTTAGTATGATCCAAAAAGTGCATATACTACTGGATGGTTTGAATTTGCCAAATCGAACGCTAGCTGAACGTCGAATAGTACAATTTCTATGCGAATGTCAAATTAAGACTTTAAACAATGTGGATATAGAAGATGTGGATGGTACAGAAGAttattaa
- the LOC120768168 gene encoding cysteine desulfurase, mitochondrial, translating to MFQLVGRIPSNVLASNVLKINQRAPKVSAPSCFALPNNRFKSTEAEPALTSEDFRKKQIRFNIKAEHVEGRPLYLDVQATSPMDPRVLDAMLPYMTNYYGNPHSRTHAYGWESEKAVETAREQVAKLIGAESKEIIFTSGATECNNISIKGVARFYASKKKHVITTQTEHKCVLDSCRALENEGFKVTYLPVKSNGIIDMKQLEESITPETSLVSIMTVNNEIGVKQPIADIGALCRSRKVFLHTDAAQAVGKIPIDVNKMNIDLMSISGHKIYGPKGIGALYVRRRPRVRLEPLQSGGGQERGLRSGTVPAPLVVGFGAACDLALKEMDYDKKWIDFLSKRLYDRITQALPHVIRNGDPEQTYSGCLNLSFAYVEGESLLMALKDVALSSGSACTSASLEPSYVLRAIGTDEDLAHSSIRFGIGRFTTIEEVDYTADKCIKHVERLREMSPLWEMVQEGIDLKNIQWSQH from the exons atGTTCCAGCTGGTTGGAAGAATTCCAAGTAACGTACTTGCATCAAATGTTCTAAAAATCAACCAAAGAGCTCCGAAAGTAAGTGCTCCGTCATGTTTTGCTCTTCCGAACAATAGATTTAAATCTACTGAGGCAGAGCCGGCGTTAACATCTGAGG actTTAGAAAGAAGCAAATACGCTTCAATATAAAAGCGGAACATGTTGAAGGTAGGCCACTATATCTTGACGTTCAGGCAACATCACCAATG GATCCTCGCGTATTAGACGCCATGTTGCCCTATATGACGAATTACTATGGAAACCCACACTCTCGTACACATGCATATGGCTGGGAATCTGAAAAAGCGGTAGAAACTGCAAGAGAACAGGTGGCAAAGTTAATTGGCGCCGAATCGAAAGAAATCATATTCACTTCAGGAGCTACAGAATGTAATAACATTTCTATCAAAGGAGTTGCTAG GTTTTACGCGAGCAAGAAAAAACATGTTATTACTACACAAACAGAACATAAATGCGTGCTAGACTCATGTCGTGCTTTGGAGAACGAGGGCTTCAAAGTGACTTATTTGCCTGTTAAGTCAAATGGAATCATTGATATGAAGCAATTAGAGGAATCTATCACTCCGGAAACATCATTAGTATCTATTATGACTGTAAACAATGAAATTG GAGTAAAACAGCCGATAGCAGATATTGGTGCACTCTGCCGTTCACGAAAAGTATTTTTACATACGGATGCTGCCCAGGCAGTAGGAAAAATTCCTATTGATGTAAACAAAATGAATATCGATTTAATGTCTATATCGGGACATAAAATATACGGACCAAAGGGTATTGGCGCACTTTATGTGCGTCGTAGGCCACGTGTACGTCTTGAACCACTTCAAAGTGGAGGTGGGCAAGAACGAGGTCTTCGCAGTGGTACTGTTCCCGCACCTCTGGTGGTTGGATTTGGCGCTGCTTGCGATCTTGCTTTGAAAGAAATGGATTATGATAAAAAATGGATCGATTTTCTATCAAAACGTTTGTATGACCGTATAACACAGGCTTTGCCACATGTAATCCGCAACGGCGATCCTGAACAGACTTATAGCGGTTGTTTAAACTTGTCTTTTGCCTACGTGGAAGGTGAATCGTTGTTGATGGCTTTAAAAGATGTGGCCCTTTCTAGTGGTTCAGCATGTACTTCGGCGTCATTGGAACCTTCCTATGTGCTTCGTGCCATAGGAACCGATGAGGATCTGGCTCACAGTTCAATAAG atttggTATTGGTCGTTTTACAACCATCGAGGAAGTTGATTACACTGCTGACAAATGTATCAAACATGTGGAACGTCTACGTGAAATGTCGCCACTGTGGGAGATGGTTCAAGAAGGCATTGATTTGAAGAACATTCAGTGGTCACAGCATTAA
- the LOC120767879 gene encoding leucine-rich PPR motif-containing protein, mitochondrial, which yields MASILRTGKFLRYFAGFTRNFVVDSVRQSENGSSLLQSSPTVGIQFQHGFASSPAAKSDLNLEKQIRRLDQDVRRVGRISRRDIEEVLEEIRTQRSATSSQSLLVIRCCGNLVPEEMPEVRTALVQEIWKTLNSLNVPMDISHYNALLRVYLENEHHFSPTDFLAEIESKNIEPNRVTYQRLIARYCQQGDIDGATRILEFMRSKNLPVNENVFNSLILGHSQANDLESAKGILSVMKQANLEPSADTYSTLLCCYARHGDIDAILRTLDECEKAEVILLDKDLLDIVYALSVNGHSDKVDPVLARLRISTGFNQDAVNVILRLVNKGYEDVGLQILRTMPRATRPDGQLVDTGNFFIKQLVKVDRPVEKILSICKVLQAEGLNPKALLIATEAGLNNGAISNALPLLRELKKAGLPIRQHYFWPLICSAESNQIISIIRHMQDEFSINPSSETLRDYVIPNLKEKNWDKIVTILRDAGISSANAAASVAYAALATNQLKSSANIMESYRAFYSPQLFRQPLIHALSATDDYASFVRVIRQLYESIQSRSTSAQRAEQEESAEIPATAEVVENDGANQSYDIVGVILNDVSIYFRRNTVEILRNILPKLAKEGFTISNKNAARISERLGSEMTTEISENLGKLSSGDLELSPLKTAEPRKRSLDSLTVDELERFIANVEAKGENANNLKRQLLVACFRAGNLEKTLQVIAKLEAENFTIPTGIWAQLIDLYAIEGKTAEALEQYEKMKTKDPEFVLDNFKTVHIVKLLINEERFDEAIKFLERNKKVDLVVDSEGSFNYTSTVWRLLNTLAEAGSADKLQKLFDTLKDGNYIYPTNVLLGPLIKVHLTNDDITKAMETFEQICEKYKSTPWKNELACRLIQKEDAANLQKLTDLSTNIHGEVNSLYDLVFSFVECGRIRQARKILETPGLRTRPQRINHACERYKNEGMVEPLEGLVEATKDLNHIDRNKIYYNLLLSYCKSSDAEKALGLWTKMQEENIAPTDVFLIKLAELLNSQNIKVPFVVPKSEEVSKTKTVESVDNSKKVVVKHTNNISLLRKAVNAGDIDAALNYKNQLQSNETLSISDLSHLIEHLVRAERLTEATKFVNELLANNRYPIPKIFKFYLNKIAAAGDVQTLETIGGQLSDDQKKIVSFDNRFCHANIVAGKTDHYLNSLYEQISAVNTTEEAAKLAEKFPRGGALGILQQKPEALPLFQKIAEKYAEHNQLGPVNVLWMHLLALGDETASKALWDKHLSNAPRLMFQRVLQTAREQKDEKLALTVINQLRDSKISEGAIGNAYSCLIDIHTTSKNLDKALDTLKTAIKDICLENINRTALLRLQTALQEQNKEFPYEIPEKKSQRDSSSSSQSSDDDVTPKRPETRPITRPTK from the exons ATGGCATCAATCTTACGCACAGGAAAATTTCTTCGGTATTTCGCTGGTTTTACGCGAAATTTTGTTGTAGATTCAGTTAGACAAAGTGAAAATGGAAGCAGCCTGCTACAAAGTTCTCCAACCGTTGGCATACAATTCCAGCA TGGGTTCGCCAGCAGTCCAGCAGCGAAGTCGGATCTTAACTTAGAGAAACAAATACGCCGACTAGACCAGGATGTTCGTCGAGTCGGCAGAATTTCACGTCGCGATATTGAGGAAGTTCTTGAAGAAATACGCACTCAGCGATCAGCAACTAGTTCACAATCACTGCTCGTAATACGGTGCTGCGGCAATTTAGTGCCGGAAGAAATGCCTGAAGTAAGAACAGCACTTGTGCAGGAAATTTGGAAAACACTAAACTCTTTAAATGTGCCAATGGATATATCCCATTACAATGCACTGCTGCGTGTGTACTTAGAAAATGAACATCATTTTTCGCCAACAGATTTTCTCGCAGAGATCGAGTCAAAGAATATTGAACCAAATCGAGTGACATATCAGCGTTTAATAGCGAGATATTGTCAGCAGGGTGACATTGACGGAGCTACCCGTATATTAGAGTTTATGCGTTCAAAAAATCTTCCGGTTaacgaaaatgttttcaattccCTTATACTTGGTCACTCGCAA GCAAATGATTTGGAATCTGCCAAAGGAATTCTGTCTGTTATGAAACAAGCTAACTTGGAGCCCAGCGCTGATACATACTCCACCCTCTTATGTTGCTATGCACGTCATGGTGATATTGATGCTATACTACGTACATTGGATGAATGTGAAAAAGCAGAAGTTATCTTGCTAGACAAAGATCTTTTGGACATCGTTTACGCTCTAAGTGTTAACGGTCACTCGGATAAAGTAGACCCAGTACTGGCAAGGTTGCGTATATCAACCGGATTCAATCAAGATGCTGTAAATGTTATATTGCGTTTGGTAAATAAGGGTTACGAGGATGTGGGTCTACAAATTTTGCGAACAATGCCACGTGCTACCCGACCTGATGGCCAACTCGTAGATACTggtaacttttttataaaacaacttGTCAAAGTGGACCGTCCCGTAGAGAAGATCTTGAGCATATGCAAAGTTCTGCAAGCTGAAG GTCTGAATCCTAAAGCTCTGTTAATCGCCACCGAAGCTGGACTAAATAATGGTGCGATTTCAAATGCACTTCCACTTCTTCGCGAATTGAAGAAGGCGGGTTTGCCTATACGTCAACATTATTTCTGGCCTTTGATTTGTTCTGCTGAATCCAACCAAATCATTAGTATTATCCGACACATGCAAGATGAGTTCAGTATAAATCCCAGTTCAGAAACTCTACGTGATTACGTCATTCCAAATTTAAAGGAGAAGAACTGGGATAAAATCGTGACAATTTTACGTGATGCAGGTATATCGAGTGCTAACGCAGCGGCTTCAGTTGCTTATGCGGCGTTAGCAACAAATCAACTAAAGTCCTCCGCCAACATTATGGAGTCATATCGCGCATTTTACTCACCCCAGCTATTTAGACAGCCCTTGATTCATGCGCTTTCTGCAACAGATGATTACGCCTCGTTTGTTCGTGTGATTAGACAGCTTTACGAGAGCATACAGAGCCGCTCAACAAGTGCTCAAAGAGCGGAACAGGAGGAGAGTGCTGAAATTCCAGCAACGGCTGAAGTGGTCGAAAATGATGGAGCTAACCAAAGTTATGATATTGTTGGTGTTATTTTAAATGACGTTTCCATATATTTCCGTCGCAATACCGTAGAAATCTTGCGTAACATTCTTCCTAAGCTGGCAAAGGAAGGATTTACAATTAGCAATAAGAATGCTGCAAGAATTTCCGAACGCCTGGGTTCAGAAATGACAACTGAGATTTCAGAAAATTTGGGTAAACTTAGCTCTGGTGATCTAGAATTATCGCCTTTAAAAACTGCAGAACCGCGTAAGCGTAGTTTGGATTCGTTAACTGTTGAtg AACTTGAACGATTCATCGCAAATGTGGAAGCTAAAGGTGAAAATGCTAACAATTTGAAGCGTCAATTATTGGTTGCTTGCTTCCGTGCTGGCAATCTAGAGAAGACCTTGCAAGTTATTGCGAAATTAGAAGCCGAAAATTTCACTATTCCAACTGGTATATGGGCACAACTGATCGATTTGTATGCGATTGAGGGGAAAACAGCGGAAGCTCTAGAGcaatatgaaaaaatgaaaacaaaagatcCCGAATTCGTATTAGACAACTTCAAAACAGTGCACAtcgttaaattattgattaatGAGGAGCGCTTCGATGAGGCCATTAAATTCCTAGAACGTAATAAGAAAGTGGATTTGGTTGTAGATAGCGAAGGTTCTTTCAATTACACATCCACGGTATGGCGTTTATTAAATACACTTGCCGAAGCTGGTAGCGCTGATAAGCTGCAGAAACTATTTGACACATTAAAGGATGGCAATTATATATATCCCACTAATGTACTTTTGGGACCTTTGATAAAG GTACATCTAACAAATGACGACATCACAAAGGCTATGGAGACATTTGAGCAAATCTGTGAAAAGTATAAGTCAACACCGTGGAAAAATGAACTCGCATGCCGACTGATACAAAAAGAGGATGCTGCAAATTTGCAGAAGCTGACTGATTTAAGTACAAATATCCATGGTGAAGTTAACAGTCTGTATGATTTGGTATTTTCTTTCGTTGAATGTGGGCGTATACGTCAAGCGAGAAAGATTTTGGAGACACCTGGACTTCGCACTCGTCCACAACGTATCAACCACGCATGTGAACGTTACAAAAACGAAGGCATGGTAGAGCCTCTAGAAGGCCTAGTAGAAGCGACCAAGGACCTTAATCATATAGATCGCAACAAAATCTACTACAATTTATTGTTGAGCTACTGCAAATCATCAGATGCAGAAAAGGCTTTAGGCTTATGGACTAAAATgcaagaagaaaatatagcacccACTGATGTTTTCCTAATTAAATTAGCAGAGCTATTGAATTCGCAGAACATTAAGGTGCCTTTTGTAGTACCAAAATCAGAAGAAGTTTCTAAAACTAAAACTGTCGAATCAGTTGATAATTCTAAGAAAGTAGTCGTCAaacatacaaataatatatcGCTTCTTCGGAAAGCTGTAAACGCTGGTGACATTGACGCCGCACTTAACTATAAAAATCAGTTGCAGTCAAATGAAACGCTGAGCATCAGTGATCTTTCTCATCTAATCGAACATTTAGTGCGTGCCGAACGTCTAACGGAAgcaacaaaatttgtaaatgaatTGTTGGCGAATAATCGTTACCCCAttccgaaaattttcaaattttatttaaataaaatcgcTGCCGCTGGCGATGTCCAAACTTTAGAGACAATTGGAGGGCAATTATCCGACGATCAAAAAAAGATTGTTTCCTTCGATAACCGTTTTTGTCACGCCAACATTGTAGCTGGAAAAACGGACCACTATTTGAATTCGCTATATGAGCAGATTTCTGCAGTAAACACCACCGAAGAAGCTGCGAAACTTGCTGAAAAGTTTCCACGTGGTGGTGCTCTTGgtattttgcaacaaaaaccTGAAGCCTTGCCTTTAT tccAAAAAATCGCTGAAAAATATGCTGAGCACAATCAGTTGGGTCCAGTGAATGTACTTTGGATGCATTTACTCGCTCTAGGTGATGAGACTGCATCAAAAGCGTTATGGGATAAACATCTTTCGAATGCACCTCGTCTTATGTTCCAGCGAGTTTTGCAGACAGCGCGCGAGCAAAAAGACGAAAAACTCGCCCTAACGGTTATAAATCAATTGCGTGATTCAAAGATTTCGGAAGGAGCTATTGGTAATGCCTACTCCTGCTTAATAGACATTCATACCACCAGCAAAAACTTAGATAAAGCTTTGGACACGCTAAAAACCGCCATCAAAGACATATGCTTGGAGAATATAAATCGTACAGCTCTCTTGCGTCTTCAAACTGCTTTACAAGAACAAAATAAGGAATTCCCATATGAAATTCCAGAAAAAAAGTCACAAAGAGATAGCAGTAGTAGCTCACAGTCATCGGATGATGATGTTACACCGAAGCGACCTGAGACAAGACCAATTACCCGACCAactaagtaa
- the LOC120769524 gene encoding uncharacterized protein LOC120769524 isoform X1 codes for MVTQLDDVRLIKLVQSHPILYDRNLARGPKTSSLKDDIWKKLSLQLNCSERACITRWKSIRDRFGKELRRAQENPEEAVNWDMFEHLLFLREHYKHGQTNSEALLNIKYEPKKRKRGRKPRRECEAEAFKEERDDDDVDPEELIENQQLIELVKEHPVLYDKYKIRDSKNLTLKNDAWHDISESMGISEEMCYKRWKKLRDRFAREYRHQKIYPERSVTWVYFQDLSFLEDHYRKGIPLPVDAIRQRKKIKSATTTSTDETWVEDCPFLYVKDGHHSNGEDIDDIDPAFSEVNSNSLDELIIMPKSNESFNDIVIDESITPPGNTSQSSFQMSEGTNLEEPEQKLSVVISGIQQVLEQSQECLKTLQKQKEQQKQQMQSDVSLSINTEVSMIQKVHILLDGLNLPNRTLAERRIVQFLCECQIKTLNNVDIEDVDGTEDY; via the exons atGGTCACACAATTAGACGATGTTCGATTAATTAAACTGGTACAATCGCATCCTATTTTATATGATAGAAACCTCGCAAGAGGGCCTAAAACTTCTTCTTTAAAAGATGATATTTGGAAGAAATTATCGCTACAGTTAAACTGCTCTG AGCGAGCTTGTATAACACGATGGAAAAGTATTCGCGACCGCTTTGGAAAAGAATTGCGTAGAGCACAAGAAAATCCTGAGGAAGCGGTTAACTGGGACATGTTTGAACATCTACTCTTCTTACGAGAGCATTACAAACATGG ACAAACAAACAGCGAAGCTCTactaaacataaaatatgaacccaaaaaaagaaaacgtgGGCGGAAGCCCCGAAGAGAATGTGAAGCTGAAGCATTTAAGGAAGAACGAGATGATGACGATGTGGATCCTGAAGAATTAAttgaaaatcaacaattgaTCGAATTAGTAAAAGAACATCCTGTATTGTATGATAAGTATAAAATAAGGGACTCGAAAAATTTGACACTGAAAAATGACGCATGGCATGACATTTCAGAGAGTATGGGAATATCCG AAGAGATGTGTTACAAACGTTGGAAAAAATTGCGGGACCGGTTTGCACGCGAATATCGTCACCAGAAAATTTATCCTGAGCGATCTGTAACGTGGGTCTATTTTCAGGATTTGTCTTTTCTCGAAGATCATTATAGAAAAGG aattccgCTGCCAGTAGATGCCATTAGACAAAGGAAGAAAATtaaatcagcaacaacaacgtccACAGATGAGACTTGGGTTGAAGATTGTCCATTTCTATATGTTAAAGACGGGCATCATTCAAACGGCGAAGATATAGATGATATTGACCCCGCATTTAGTGAAGTTAATTCAAACTCATTAGATGAACTAATAATAATGCCCAAAAGTAACGAGTCCTTTAACGATATTGTCATTGATGAATCAATAACACCGCCAGGAAATACCTCACAGTCCAGTTTTCAAATGTCTGAAGGAACAAATTTAGAAGAACCCGAGCAAAAACTTTCAGTTGTTATTTCAGGAATTCAACAAGTTTTAGAACAATCACAAGAGTGCTTGAAaacattgcaaaaacaaaaagaacaacaaaaacaacaaatgcaatcCGACGTGAGTTTGTCAATTAATACCGAAGTTAGTATGATCCAAAAAGTGCATATACTACTGGATGGTTTGAATTTGCCAAATCGAACGCTAGCTGAACGTCGAATAGTACAATTTCTATGCGAATGTCAAATTAAGACTTTAAACAATGTGGATATAGAAGATGTGGATGGTACAGAAGAttattaa